The region TCTGAAGTTGCTCTTTGTCGTCCCATGTTTTATTAAGAAATccagcaaatttgctcaggttttaaagggttaacctgtAGGAACCCCTGAAGttgcaaaattacatttgaagtAGTTTTTCCAAGTGTGTACTAATACAACTTTTGATACTAGGTGGAACTTCAGCGTTGGAAACTTTGAGCTGAAGCTTCTTCCTGAGTCGCAGTCTGGAATTAACTTCCTGGAGGGAGAGGTTACGAATGGCGACCCCTGGAGGGAGAGTCAGCGGGTCATCGCCGATGAGCCGAAAGAGAGGGAGCAGGCGGAGAACCAGGAGAACCAGAATCTGGACCTCATCATCAAAGTGTCTGTTCCTGATTGGAAGGTCATGGCCTTCAGCACCGAGCCTGATGGACAGCTGGTCTGGGAACGTCAGGTGATCAGAGATAAAGCTGCATTTACTCTGAGTGTGTTAGCAGCGGCTTATTTGCctgaatttaattaatttctctAACCTCTCTCTGGAGATGAGTGCAGTGTGTTGACTCGTTCTGTATCGCCTGTAGTTCTGCACACCCATCGCTTCGGCTTGGCTGGTGGGCGGGGGTAAAGTCACACCAATCGCCTTGTTTGATGACAACGCCTACAGCAACCAGTCAGAATATGATGAAGAGGATGACGATGATGAATCCAAGCAGTCCAGAGGAGCTGAAGAATCCAGTGTTTACCTTGGtacattcagtcattcatttgaGCTCTTTTTTGAATGTTTACTGCCATTATTTGCAATTTcggtgacttttttttgtccagctcAAACCCTGTACAGTTGTGAATCTGGCACGTGTATAACTCCTGTGCCGTTTGTTTAGGGATGTTCCAGGGACAGCTCTACCTCCAGTCCTCAGTGAGGATCAGTGAAAAGTTCCCTTCCAAAGCTATCGGATCTGAAAAGGACATAATTCCCCTGCCCACAGTCAAATGGAAGCCTTTAGTCCGTAAGTCCACACCTCCTTCAttcgttcattttttattttctccgcTCATGTTAAtgcacaaaaatcacatttaaagtcAAAACACCTCTAATACACAATCCATGGATGAAAAGGAGCAGGGAGAAGaattaaaaaatcttattttaccTTCAACATCACCTCACTCATTAGGTGCTGTGTTAATAACTAGCGATGTTATGAGAACCGATACTTCGGTAACAAGTCGAAGCCCAAATGATGAAAGCTTGATTTTACTTGTGATAGAACTTGAAGGAAGAAGGACGTCTGTTAGCACGGAGGAACATTAACAGCAACTCGTGGAAGACGGTGACAAGTGCAGCTGCGGCGATGGCTCTGCCTCAACTCGTcgaaaagaaaagcatttttccagAGGCCAGAATATTTAGTTAATTCTTTGCAAAACGCCATCAGCGTGACGAGACAATGAGCATCTATCAGCACTGAACGCTGCATGTTTAAATCTGGTGTTGAAAAATCATCAGTGTTTGGTGAAATGCTGTACTCATCACcttttagttagttagtttagatctttatttcaaacatacCAAATAAAATtagagaataaaataataatataagtaagaaaaacaacaccagaatgcccattgtacatattcagtaaacaacacAAGTATTTCATGTCAGAAATGGAGTAAAAGGAAATCAATACTTATCAAATCCCACccccttttttcagttttattaaaaaaaaaatgatttcagacATGAATATTTCCAGTTTCTGTCCCAATATtcaccaaacacacactgatgaaaTCAAACAAGATTTAGGACAAAAGAACAGATGAATAtg is a window of Plectropomus leopardus isolate mb unplaced genomic scaffold, YSFRI_Pleo_2.0 unplaced_scaffold28490, whole genome shotgun sequence DNA encoding:
- the LOC121938108 gene encoding eukaryotic translation initiation factor 2-alpha kinase 3-like; this encodes WNFSVGNFELKLLPESQSGINFLEGEVTNGDPWRESQRVIADEPKEREQAENQENQNLDLIIKVSVPDWKVMAFSTEPDGQLVWERQFCTPIASAWLVGGGKVTPIALFDDNAYSNQSEYDEEDDDDESKQSRGAEESSVYLGMFQGQLYLQSSVRISEKFPSKAIGSEKDIIPLPTVKWKPLVHSPSRTPALVGSDEFDKCLNNDKFSHDEYSNGALSILQYPYDNGYYFPYSKRYREKRDSAVSLIKGNGAGADSRRRKDPVLLLPWWKEILGTIVFCIAATTYIVRKFFHPPAPVAYVRQRKESETQCQTDCKFDLEVVESKEPVAMETRSSEYVS